One part of the Saprospiraceae bacterium genome encodes these proteins:
- a CDS encoding rhodanese-like domain-containing protein encodes MEDITVQELKHKLEQKEDFILIDVREIYEHTDFNIGGELASLQTGLPYKIEELKNKSDQEIIVYCRSGNRSGMAKQMFETAGFKNVRNLLGGMLAWREAFPS; translated from the coding sequence ATGGAGGATATTACAGTACAAGAACTAAAACACAAGTTAGAACAGAAAGAAGATTTTATATTAATTGATGTGCGTGAAATTTATGAACATACTGATTTTAATATTGGAGGTGAACTAGCAAGTTTGCAAACGGGCCTTCCTTATAAAATTGAAGAACTTAAAAATAAATCAGATCAGGAAATTATTGTGTATTGTAGAAGTGGAAATCGCAGTGGTATGGCAAAACAAATGTTTGAAACTGCTGGTTTTAAAAATGTACGAAATTTACTTGGCGGAATGCTTGCTTGGCGGGAAGCGTTTCCTTCCTGA
- a CDS encoding PASTA domain-containing protein, protein MKQETSNFKFAELLDFFKSKIFLHTLLRIFLVLGILWILQSFFLNFYTNHGQQLILPKYQGVSLENTIKHAGTRGYEIVISDSLFVKGKPGGIVLSQIPVAGSKVKRGRAIYVTITKFQSETFQSDLIPVLYGKKYEFKKIELFNTFELNTKIRGVKFDAGPENHILEVYYKDMMLVNATERKANILINKGDTLEFVISTKAGGEVPIPDLLCQTLAAAKFLLSSSKLELGSVIEDGEITDRETAYIIDQSPKPDNDQTIILGTEFKITIIQQKPERCN, encoded by the coding sequence ATGAAGCAGGAAACATCCAATTTCAAATTTGCAGAACTTTTGGATTTTTTCAAGAGCAAGATTTTTTTACACACCTTACTTAGGATTTTTTTAGTCCTTGGTATTCTATGGATATTGCAATCTTTTTTTCTGAATTTTTATACAAACCATGGGCAGCAATTGATTTTACCAAAATACCAGGGGGTAAGTCTTGAAAATACAATTAAACATGCAGGAACCCGAGGTTATGAAATTGTAATATCAGATTCTTTATTTGTAAAAGGAAAACCGGGTGGTATCGTTTTATCCCAAATTCCCGTTGCTGGGTCAAAAGTTAAACGGGGTAGAGCCATTTATGTTACAATCACTAAGTTTCAATCGGAAACATTTCAATCTGATTTAATTCCAGTTCTTTATGGAAAAAAATACGAGTTTAAAAAAATAGAGTTGTTTAATACTTTTGAATTGAATACCAAAATTCGGGGAGTTAAATTTGATGCAGGACCTGAAAATCACATTCTGGAAGTGTATTATAAAGATATGATGCTTGTAAATGCAACAGAGCGGAAAGCTAACATATTAATCAACAAAGGAGATACGCTAGAATTTGTGATTTCTACAAAAGCAGGAGGTGAAGTTCCAATTCCAGATTTATTATGTCAGACCTTAGCTGCTGCTAAGTTTCTTTTAAGTTCTTCAAAACTTGAATTAGGGTCTGTAATTGAAGACGGAGAAATAACAGATCGGGAAACTGCATATATAATTGATCAGTCACCAAAACCAGACAATGATCAAACGATTATATTAGGAACAGAATTTAAAATAACAATAATTCAGCAAAAGCCTGAACGATGTAATTAA
- the ddlA gene encoding D-alanine--D-alanine ligase, whose amino-acid sequence MTARKLNIGILFGGKSAEHEISLQSAKNILEALDKEKYNPILIAIDKTGRWITHSDANLLLSKPSELRNLVDNSSQDVALVPQSNGKLSNLNQSEQFPILDVVFPILHGPFGEDGTVQGLLKLANIPFVGASVLGSAVGMDKDVMKRLLRDAGIPIGNYTCVYAEDEFPTFEWIQRELGLPCFIKPANLGSSVGISKVNTEEEYLSGLKMAFQFDTKVLIEEFIKAREIECGVLGNHNPIASIPGEIIAQHNFYSYEAKYLDDKGALIEIPANLSEEMILKVQKLAIKTFQVLCCEGLGRVDVFLTEDNRLLVNEINTLPGFTKISMYPKMWEYSGIPYSLLIDKLIDLAIDRFQKEQKLKTSF is encoded by the coding sequence ATGACAGCAAGAAAATTAAATATAGGTATCTTGTTTGGAGGCAAATCCGCAGAGCATGAGATTTCATTACAATCCGCAAAAAATATATTGGAAGCATTGGATAAGGAAAAGTACAATCCAATTTTAATTGCAATTGATAAAACGGGGCGTTGGATTACCCATTCGGATGCTAATTTATTATTATCAAAGCCATCTGAATTAAGAAATCTAGTTGACAATTCTTCACAGGATGTTGCCCTAGTTCCACAAAGTAATGGCAAATTGTCTAATTTAAATCAAAGCGAACAATTTCCGATTTTAGATGTCGTTTTTCCAATTTTACATGGACCTTTTGGTGAAGATGGAACGGTTCAAGGTCTCCTCAAACTTGCTAATATTCCTTTTGTTGGAGCGAGCGTTCTTGGATCCGCAGTGGGTATGGATAAGGATGTCATGAAGAGATTGTTGAGGGATGCAGGAATTCCAATAGGAAACTATACATGCGTTTATGCAGAAGATGAATTCCCAACTTTTGAATGGATTCAAAGGGAATTAGGGCTTCCATGTTTTATTAAACCTGCTAACCTTGGATCCTCTGTTGGAATTTCTAAGGTAAACACAGAGGAAGAATACTTATCAGGCCTTAAAATGGCTTTTCAATTTGATACCAAAGTGTTGATTGAAGAATTTATTAAGGCCCGCGAAATTGAATGTGGAGTATTGGGAAATCATAATCCAATTGCAAGTATTCCTGGTGAAATTATCGCTCAACATAATTTTTATTCATACGAGGCTAAATATCTGGATGACAAAGGTGCTTTAATTGAAATTCCAGCAAATCTTTCTGAAGAAATGATTTTGAAAGTCCAAAAACTTGCGATTAAAACCTTTCAGGTTTTATGTTGTGAAGGATTAGGTAGAGTTGATGTTTTCTTAACAGAAGATAACCGCCTATTAGTCAATGAAATAAATACACTACCAGGATTTACAAAAATCAGCATGTACCCAAAAATGTGGGAATATAGTGGGATTCCTTATAGTCTATTGATTGATAAATTAATAGATTTAGCGATCGATCGATTCCAAAAAGAGCAAAAATTAAAGACCAGCTTTTAA
- a CDS encoding porin family protein gives MKKQLLILVLFMGLFSVSNYAQGKLFLGVDLGFSSQDNGFNGGHETSEFVIAPSLGYWLSDNMAIVGRVGYASHDNKTDDVKTSGFGIGAELRYGWHLGDNTFLYLAPGARYGSEKTEFAGGDATTTEFQIAIRPGVDYKIADKWSIDAHFGSLGYTSQSPEVGDAVSSFGLDLSMSAISFGIWYHF, from the coding sequence ATGAAAAAACAACTTTTAATTTTAGTACTATTTATGGGCTTATTCAGCGTGAGTAATTATGCTCAAGGCAAGCTTTTCTTAGGTGTTGATCTTGGATTTTCAAGTCAGGATAATGGATTTAACGGCGGCCATGAAACATCAGAATTCGTTATTGCTCCTTCTTTAGGTTATTGGTTAAGTGACAATATGGCTATTGTTGGTCGTGTTGGATATGCAAGCCATGATAATAAAACAGATGATGTAAAAACTTCTGGTTTTGGGATTGGTGCAGAACTTCGCTACGGTTGGCATTTAGGTGATAATACATTTTTATATCTAGCACCTGGCGCTCGTTACGGTTCAGAAAAAACTGAATTTGCTGGTGGAGATGCAACGACTACTGAATTTCAAATTGCAATCCGCCCAGGCGTTGATTACAAAATTGCTGACAAATGGTCAATTGATGCTCATTTTGGTTCTTTGGGTTATACTTCTCAAAGTCCTGAAGTTGGGGATGCTGTGAGTTCATTTGGATTGGATTTATCAATGAGTGCAATCAGTTTTGGAATCTGGTACCATTTCTAG
- a CDS encoding serine hydrolase, whose protein sequence is MSLRLSILMLTLSFQNPFSQSLYFPPTTGSTWETIDPKSLGWCTENLDALYSYLDQEESKAFIVLKDGKIVLEKYFDTFTKDSLWYWASAGKTLTAFLVGMAQEEGKLKLSDASSKYLGVGWTQSPLEKENKITIWNQLTMTSGLDDGVSDNHCTKSECLVYKAEAGSRWAYHNAPYTLLRDVLENATGMTENQYIQSRLKAKTGMTGFWFTSDYDNVYYSTPRSMARFGLLIQNHGVWNTDSLLKDQNYFESMVNPSQQINKSYGYLWWLNGKSSFMLPTLQLVIPGPLSPEAPKDMFAGIGKNGQLICIVPSLGLVVLRMGESTGKDEVSIVLCNQMWLRLNKVLCNATSTKNDIFLNNSVEIFPNPVNNTLQLNTYNNNTISNILIYNTIGQLSYNKPFMGVIDLTGFKSGLYYIQLMTDRGIIIKTFIKT, encoded by the coding sequence ATGTCCCTTCGTTTATCAATTTTAATGCTCACTTTAAGTTTTCAAAATCCTTTTAGTCAGTCATTATATTTTCCGCCAACAACAGGATCAACCTGGGAAACAATAGATCCTAAAAGCTTAGGTTGGTGTACAGAAAATTTGGATGCTTTATATAGCTATTTGGATCAAGAAGAATCTAAAGCTTTTATTGTTTTGAAAGATGGTAAAATAGTATTGGAAAAATACTTTGATACATTTACAAAAGATTCATTGTGGTATTGGGCTTCTGCCGGTAAAACTTTAACGGCTTTTTTGGTGGGTATGGCTCAAGAGGAAGGTAAATTAAAATTATCAGATGCCAGTTCAAAATATTTAGGTGTAGGGTGGACTCAGTCTCCACTTGAAAAAGAAAACAAAATCACCATTTGGAATCAACTTACAATGACCAGTGGACTCGATGATGGGGTGAGTGATAATCATTGTACAAAATCAGAATGCTTAGTGTATAAAGCAGAAGCAGGCTCTCGTTGGGCTTATCACAACGCTCCTTACACTTTACTTCGGGATGTCCTTGAAAATGCAACTGGAATGACTGAAAATCAATATATTCAGAGTCGTTTAAAAGCGAAGACCGGGATGACCGGCTTTTGGTTTACTTCAGATTATGACAATGTATACTACAGTACGCCTAGAAGTATGGCAAGATTTGGACTCTTGATTCAAAATCATGGTGTATGGAATACAGACAGTTTATTAAAAGATCAAAATTATTTTGAATCTATGGTAAACCCATCACAACAAATCAACAAATCATATGGATATTTATGGTGGTTAAATGGGAAATCGTCCTTCATGCTTCCAACATTGCAACTTGTAATACCAGGTCCATTATCACCGGAAGCACCCAAAGATATGTTTGCTGGAATTGGTAAAAATGGACAACTCATTTGTATAGTGCCAAGTTTAGGCCTAGTTGTTTTAAGAATGGGCGAATCTACAGGTAAAGACGAAGTATCTATAGTCCTTTGCAATCAAATGTGGCTTCGACTTAATAAGGTACTTTGCAATGCTACCTCCACAAAAAATGACATTTTTTTAAATAATTCGGTTGAAATTTTCCCAAATCCTGTTAATAATACCCTCCAATTAAACACATATAACAATAATACTATATCTAATATTTTGATTTACAATACAATAGGACAATTGAGCTATAATAAACCTTTTATGGGTGTTATTGATTTAACTGGTTTTAAATCTGGATTATATTATATCCAGCTAATGACCGATCGGGGAATAATCATCAAAACCTTTATTAAGACTTAA
- a CDS encoding DUF177 domain-containing protein has protein sequence MDSLKEYTIPLRSLYPGLHVYKWTLDANFFKNFELSLVHEGQFNVDMQLDKQEELSIILIQIQGKYPSICDRCLAEIEIPIDQSHQLYIKNGIENSEDPDLIYLPMETNELKMADILYDYVCLSLPLSQVIDCENLKDPPCNMDVLGRIQNEEGLQSDTSVWDALKNINKN, from the coding sequence ATGGATTCATTGAAAGAATATACCATCCCATTAAGAAGCCTTTATCCTGGTCTACATGTCTATAAATGGACATTAGATGCCAATTTTTTTAAAAACTTTGAGCTCAGTCTGGTACATGAAGGTCAGTTTAATGTGGATATGCAATTGGATAAACAAGAAGAATTATCCATCATATTGATACAGATTCAAGGTAAATATCCTTCTATTTGTGATCGATGTCTTGCAGAAATTGAAATTCCAATTGACCAAAGCCACCAGCTTTATATAAAAAACGGAATTGAAAATTCAGAAGATCCCGATTTGATATATCTTCCAATGGAAACAAATGAATTGAAAATGGCAGACATATTATATGATTATGTGTGTCTTTCATTACCCTTATCCCAGGTGATTGATTGTGAAAATTTAAAGGATCCACCTTGTAATATGGATGTTTTAGGGCGAATTCAAAATGAAGAAGGACTTCAATCCGATACCTCGGTTTGGGATGCCTTGAAAAATATTAATAAAAATTGA
- the rpmF gene encoding 50S ribosomal protein L32: MPNPKWRHSKQRKRKRRTHYKAETPQLATDKTTGATHIFHHAHWHEGSMFYKGNVVIQGASSEAAAEA, translated from the coding sequence ATGCCAAATCCAAAATGGAGACACTCCAAACAGCGGAAAAGAAAGAGAAGAACGCATTATAAAGCGGAAACTCCACAATTAGCAACCGATAAAACTACCGGTGCTACACATATATTCCATCATGCACATTGGCATGAAGGATCTATGTTTTATAAAGGCAATGTGGTGATTCAAGGTGCTTCTAGCGAAGCTGCCGCCGAGGCTTAA
- a CDS encoding RidA family protein — MRKVIFTDLAPKPIGPYSQAILTGHTLYVSGQIALDPKSGELKNQTIEEETHRVLDNLQAIVHAADMQMTNVAKCTVFVKDIKQFSAINAVYNTYFPGDAAPARELVEVVNLPRYVNLEISCIAYK; from the coding sequence ATGAGAAAAGTAATTTTTACAGACCTTGCACCAAAACCCATTGGGCCGTATAGTCAGGCAATTTTGACTGGGCATACTTTATATGTATCAGGTCAAATTGCCTTAGACCCAAAATCAGGGGAGTTAAAAAACCAAACCATTGAAGAAGAAACACATCGAGTTTTAGACAATTTACAAGCTATTGTGCATGCTGCCGATATGCAGATGACAAACGTTGCAAAATGCACTGTATTTGTAAAAGATATTAAACAATTCAGTGCTATAAATGCAGTTTACAATACCTATTTTCCTGGAGATGCAGCTCCTGCTAGAGAATTAGTAGAAGTTGTTAATCTTCCTCGGTATGTAAACCTTGAGATTTCCTGTATCGCTTACAAATAA